The Crassostrea angulata isolate pt1a10 chromosome 1, ASM2561291v2, whole genome shotgun sequence nucleotide sequence tacttgttttaaaaaatctcgcCTGGTTTAATCTACGGATTAAAATACTTCTAGATTAGGGTCAtgtaatagattttttttcttatttcacgAAGGTTTGATATAGATGAACAGATGACATAACTATAGCTGTTTGTATTTATTTCGTCGATAACATCTTTACTGTATATTGAGTGTAAACTGAtgtcaaaaaaatcattttaaacttttagCACACTAATTAAACTTGCATCAAAATTGAGAATGAATTTGACATGCTCGAAGAAGAAATTTTGCCAAAATATccttttaataacattttttaatgtataaaaaacTTAGGAACAAAAAAGAACCGCATGAACTTACGAATGGAAGAAAAAATTGGGCTTTTACTCATAAGAAATCAGTATGAGAAAATATGCCACTTTAAtacaatttctttgattttctaaatatttgGTGGAccgtaaaatttattttctctttttaggggggggggggggggggcaacagtacgtaaatatcaaatatgttttCTCCATGTTTGGTCAGGCTATCAACAATTCGTGTTAAGGGGTTAATAAGAATATAATATAAACATCattatattgtttttcattcaTCAAAACCATAGTTAACATTTTGGTTACtacaaatttaaacaattttgttattttgaagATTCTTGCAAGGACATTTACCTAGGCAATCCCAGTTCCCCAAATGGTACATACACCATCTATAACCGTAAAATTCAGCCATATAAGGTATACTGCGAGTTCCACTTCAAATATGGATACACCTATGTCTCCAAAAACACATCAGTGGAAGTCAACATTAACGATCTCTTCACAACCAATGCACATGTCAAAGTGAGACACATGAAGGCAAATGGCGCCCAAGCGGAAGCAGTCATGGAGAACATTAAGAACTACCCGACCCAGCCCCTTGGGATTTTCTACAATCAGCACACTGGGTACGCTGCCTCGGTTAACGCCGCTAACCTGGCCCCATACCTGTATCTGGGTTTCCTACCGATCAGCTTGGCCAATCACGTCAACCCTCAGGGTTACCGGGCCAACGGCCAGGATTTCAACTTCGTGAACTGCGATAGAAACCCCAACAGTTATTTTGTATTCTACTTCAACCCAAATCACAAACTTCCGATAGGGTACGTCAACCGTTGTTGCGAGTCGACCCTGATGCATTCTTGGATTACAGCGGCCCACACCCTTCCGACAGCGTACAACATGCCTGACGAGTTTTATTTCGACTATGAAATTCATCTTGGCGGTTGTGGGGGATATGCTTTCATTCATCACCACAATGACATCAACGGAGCAGCTCTAGGCGTGCGCTTcggtaaattttataaacactaagaactttcagaaaaaaaatgcacaGTGCGCATTTTACTGTATGTTTCAACACTGCATAAATTATAAACACGTGCTGGCGTTTTTGAATTCGATATATTGCggggtatttttttcttcagaacaAGCAGATCCCTGTCAAAGTTCGCCGTGTCAGAACGGGGCCAGCTGTTATTCTGAAGACGAAACTAATTTCTTCTGCGAGTGTCCAGATGGTTTTGTGGGAGATACCTGCAATGTCAAAGGcaacaaaactctctctctctctctctctctctctctctctcagataaacatgtacacatataaacaaattacattttttccaATTAAAACTAATAATTATCGTTGTTCTTTATTTACAGGAGACCATAATAACATGGGAATTATTGGCTGAATTTAGAAAATCagaaaaaagtatatatttatcatgacacaaatatgcaaataaaaatcctaatactgatattttttgtattttgtttttaactatTTGAAACAAATAGCGCTTTggtcattgtaaataaatataattaaccaACAGGCACttgttcttgttttaaaaagttcaccgaaaattgttactttatttttatgcaattaGTAAACTTTACCACTGAAACAACAAGTGCTTGTGAATTTACCTGATAAAATATGATCCACTTTAAGAGTCTTTTACACTCCAATGTTCTTGAATTAAGTTCCCACCTTAATGCTCGCCCTACATTGTCACTTTTAATATCAAGAGTTTGTGGATTATTAGTCTTTTTTCTTTCGCTAAGCATGTTTTAAGATTTCTCGattttcttttaatgataaGTAATTTTCAGAGCTCTCAACAGTTGTCAATtgtgtttttacaataaataaccCGCTCCTCTGTACAGTGTTCGATAATGCATGAATTTAACATGCGTAGAAAGCTGTTATGTAAACTTACAAAAATTGACTGAATATTTCATTCACATACATTGGTTCAAGTTCAGAAACAAGAAAAACAGCATTGTACTCGAATAGTAATAATTATGCTAATTTAAAGTAGTACGTGCATATCACTTGTCTATATAAGCGCCCTGTCTAGTCGTAGACCAGAAGAAGAtgtgtcattttttgtttactaAAATTACTGTGGAGAAATTGCCATATTTTGATTactgtttttgaaaaaatgtattgaCAAACAAGATATActgtttccatttttttttcaatataactcaatcagaagaaaaaacaagatttgaataaaacttttatcaatatatcaCAATTCAAACCCAAACAAGACTCGACCATTTTAATCTGAACTCTTGTAACTTGACATATGAAACTCTATTCAAATTTTGGCGAAGCATTAGAGATGTCCATATTAACCATTCTAGAAATTTAAAAAGGACAAAAAGAGTTTGAAAACTTTTAGCTTAAATCGTGCATAagtctctttaaaacttttacatacAGGTGGGGTAAACGGGTActgaaaagggaaaaaaaatgaaaatatttattattaaattgattataaGCTTATATAATAATAACTTGAACTGGATTCAACGGCCCAAAACATATCCAAAAACACTGCTGCCTGAGCGCTGGCCTACAAAATGTGCCTGAAATGGAAATATTGAAGTTTGTTTTAACAAAACCCTGCTGTAAATGTATCATATCAAAATGGAcgatataatacatttacagataTGTTTAAAACACGAATAAACCCTAGTATCGTGTTGTTTGACAAATCGTATCAAAGTTATTGCTCTTAGACTAAGAATTGTTATCagtcactttaaaaaaaaaaaacctcgtaAAGTCAATATCAATGCGTTGTGTTTCATGCTTTCGATAAATCGTGATAACAACTACAGAGGGACAGTGCGACCAGGTTATCGTAGACTGGAACTAAGGTGGCCTTGTTCATAATGACCTGCTATGTCAGATCGTCTCAACCAGTACCCGGACAACggatttcatacatgtatatctaagaATAGATGACATCGACAAGCAACAACAAAAGGGTCCTACGTGTACATACAGTTGTAGTAGTTTTAATGAGCATTTTAAACGTTACTATAATAGTATAAATATTCTTAACCTTGGATTACTGTTTCTGTCATCGTTGTCCCCTCTTATTATATTATCTTGATGTCCTCGAGAGATAAGGTCATTATATGACCGAAGCTTACGATGACCAACCTgcaatgtttattaattttccTTTTGTTGCTTAATTTTTCTGGAGGGGCACATTCAGTTTTACGTGAGTAATATATATCCTGACTACGATTGTCTAAATTATGTAAGGACTAGCATAATCTAATTCAAGAATATATTCTGTGAATTACAAGCCAGATACACATTTATCATGGCGTCAATGTACTAGTCAATTAACATTCGTGTTAGCAAACACATAGTAAAGTTGAACTACTTTCTACTCGAACAGGTTTTATCTAgtttctatttttgttttataggtTCCTGCAAGGATATATATTCTTCAAACCATTCCAGTCCCAATGGAACCTATACACTTCATAACAAGGAAAACAAGCCTTTCAAAGTGTACTGTGAGTTCCATGATAAATTTGGCTATACCTATATATCCAGACATGCTGGGGTTGAAGTCAACATCGATGACCTTTTGACCTCCAAGAAGCACGTAAAAATACGACATGTGCTCCAAAACGGAACCCAAATTGAAACCATTCTGGAGAACATTAGACTTTATAGAAATTTATCACTAGGAATTTTCTACAATCGACACATAGGCTATGCTTTACCTATAAATTATGCCAATTTGGCACCATACCTGTATGTAGGATTTCTGCCCCTCAGCAAAGCCAGTTACACTAATATCCAAGGGTACAGAGCTGCAAACACCGATTTCATGTTCCAAAATTGTGATTCGAACCCAAATAGTTATTTTGTATTCTACTTCAACCCTCAACAAAAAGCCAATCTGGGGTACGGCAGTGGATTTATCCCCTCAGGTTTTATGACCTCTTGGGTCACTTGTGGCACCGCCATTCCAACGGGGGACTATATGCCacctgaattttattttgactatGAGATACACATGGGTGGATGTGGCGGATACGTCTTTCGTCATCAGCAAGACAATCAAGACAATCAAGATGGCGCGGCTCTTGGGCTTAGATTTGGTTAGTATACACTCGattcatgtttttttctactatatcatatatataacaaagaaAGTTAAAGATGGCCTTGACtgattgttttttgtttgtttgtttggtttttttttttaggttttttttttttttttttggttttggggtttttttttttttttgaaaaggcaaatacatgtacattatcatAATAGTTTTCACTAATTAGAACAATCAGGAGACCTATTCGGTATAATTTAAAATGCCTTATTAAACTAAATCGGCAGAATTTGATAGGGGAAAAAAATAGTATACTAAGTggttaatttcatttcattcagATGAGTACGACCCTTGCGTGTGCTCCCCCTGTCAAAATGGCGGCAGCTGCCGATCAACTTCCGACACCCAGTTCTTTTGTGATTGCGTTGCTGGATACGCGGGAGACACTTGTGGGagacatatttaaaataaacaccAAAACGGGCCTTCTAAAGACAAAGTCTGTTTTTTGGGTAATCATCTTGAATATGATATATACACGTGTAACATCTGCAATATGTAATCTTTACAATACGTAACTTAAATAGGCTATGAACGGGTTTAATGTACAAGAtgtgattacatgtatattaaaaaaaaatcaatcaaatacGAAATCACATTTAGATAAGACACCTGGGAAGACAGTCAGTGAAAATTAACGTATTGTTTGCGATTTAACAATAAATCCTATCAAAACcaacgggtttttttttctataacaaTGCAAAATTACTCTCAAAATCCTGTTAACGATAATTCCTGTAggcaatgtatttttattaaataaaatatagtatATTGTAAGATATATTCTTAactttaattaatgaaaacaagATTAACAAATTCATATAAATACATCATAAAAACATAGTTACACAGTAAACAAATTGttgatcacaaaaaaaaaaccagtttacCACAAAACGGCTTGCAAGGTATCATAACATTTAGAAATGGATATCACAGATAGATTAAGTAATGCATCAACAGTTCTtcatacattttacaaaatcattaaaatgtttaatgcatatgtacatcatatattaaaatatttcagccTATTAGGGGAAAACAACCTCAATAAGACTTCATATACGCGTACATGTACCAACATTAACAACAAATAACTAATAAAGGACTCGTatatatctctataaatttTGAGTCCCGATTgaacatatacattgtatatgccAGCGTCTCCACGGCCAATTTAACGACTCTAATCGTCAACTTCGTAAATTTAAGCATACtaagtgtaaaattcatttGGTTAATTATACCTGCTCTATGGTTTCATAGCTTTAGCAAAATAACATGTGTAAGTAAACTGCGTATGGATAACAAAGGGTCGCATcaaaattcattcatttattcatcgACTAAGGTATATGTTCGTAAGAATGTTCTATTATTGTTCAATCCTTGCATGGGTGATATTCTGcaactaagaaaaaaatattttatttctattgaaGATAGAAATCGACCGAAAATTCAGCGCATAGGCTCCAATGGTTTTCGTCGAAATTCCAATTAATGTCTCTAAATAATAGGCATTAATTAActttaaacattgaatttcgtgtatttaattttgttttaaaagttggtTATTCAAAACCTTACTAACACTTTTAAGTTATAGGATGTTTAAGAGAAGAGACATAGAATCAAATTAACTTTCATTCTTTCTTTGATTACCTACTTgtatattatcatgacaaattcttgaaagaaaaaatatcaatgtatCCAAGATGTTGTAATAGCGGTAGATTTTTATATTCTTTAGGTAAGATATAAGGTTTGTACCTATTATATTCCAgacttaacaatatttaaaagagGGACAGTCTCGAATGTGTGATGAAGACATTTTCGTCTAGTGTTATGTAATCTGGTATTCCGATCGACGTCAACTGCTATCATCGATCCAACAGGATGCATTAAACCTTTCCCAGCGTCCATTAATAGGTCATATATATTCACCACCAGTTTCCACATCTGCTAAATCATATCAAATTAGTCATTACTATTGATGAGTTCACTAGTGGGTTTTCAGAAATGGGATTCCTTGCGCAATTTCTAATGATTGTCAAACAGCTTGCATTCGTTGGGCTAAGTTCGTTCAGCTAACATAAAACTAAGTCCTATAATGAGACCAATTAGAAGGGAAATTGTCAGAACACAAAAAACAATTATGATGGTTTTACTATTTGCAGTTCTGGATCGCACTGTTGCAAGATCCtgaaatcaaacaaaacatACAGGAATTATCAAGCAGTTTTGCTCTGggttttaacaaaatactttaaaaacttGCGTCCTTTTGCCAAACACACGATATTGTAATTCTGTGAATagatataattttatgattgtCATTTACCCAAATGAGAGTTGTCTCTCTTACAAGAGAAACCACGTACCTCAAGTTTTCCATTATTcttaagaaattaatcaaaatggAAATAAGCTGTAGAAAATTTAACGAACCCTCTGTCTACGGATGCGCTGACGAGCCAAGTCTTGGGACCGGTAATACTTCTGAAGATCACGTGGGCTTATAAACCTGTCGTTATATCCAGGGAGAGTGTCGGTGTAAGGGGGTGGGTTAGGGGGTCCTCCTCCGTTAGGGGTGAACCACACACCTCCGATACCCGTGGTGGGAAATGAGTTACTGGGTGTTTCAGAGCGTCCAGCCACTTCATTGTAAGAGGGAGGGTGTTCaccttaaaaatataaaagatacaTACAATTCATTGTTACAGACGACCTGCATCAACTGCGCAATGAAGAGATTTCATGAAAGAAAGTGACGTTCGAATGACCTTCCTTAAGATGTATTTGTAAGATGAAATCAAATGGCGTCTACCTATGgggcaaaatgatttttttaaatatcagaatGCAATTCTTGATATTAGaaaattagtttaaataacatccattttctgataaaaaagaatagaatttcttacatgtattttattttattaatttattttttctgatatcaaaaattcaattttttatgtcataaaatgattttttttttatatcaagagatcgaaaaaaaaaaagatttcttatatcaaaaactcattttttttttaaatctaaagtTCTAATTCtgctatcaaaaaatattttttttaataacagaaaaatctttatttgatgtcaagaattttctgaaattaatttttttgaaatcaataatcaatagtcattgatataaaaatctattttttaaaagatctaTAACGGCACCACACATCTACAGTGTAATGATTTTTTGCCACTGTAAGTATTATTATGGTTGAACACGAAATTGGTTAACAATcagatattttgttaataaagaTAAAGATAGTTTTTAATAAACACTCGATGACGCATATCTTTAAACTTCTTTTACCGAAAAAAATCCATGagtgaacttttttttaaataatcaacccacTTTAACCAAACGTGTTTCGATATTGAAATTTGCATGATGTTATTGTGCAAATATTCCAttataatttcttttgaaatctCAAGTGCCACTATTGCCCCTGCACTGAAGTATTGTGCTTATTTAAACTCTTTATTGaatatttccttttttgaaATCACTGGGCAAATAATAAGAAGTAATTCGTAGTTTACTATCTATAAATGATCATCTTAATATCGACGAtacaatttatttgatattacaattcaattcagttttactatattttaaccaaaataccTGGTACATTGTAATATCGTTTATTTAGAACGTTCAAACAACTTAAAATTAACACCTGATCGACGTCTTAAAAGAACAAATAATTCAGAATTTACCATTGAAATCCATAGAAATGTTTTAACTCATTAACAGTTTTATTATATCGAATGCTACACCTTGTCTTAACACatgaaataaaaagtatattgatttaaacatttgatttttaaaagagagATCTGTTCAGCCGAAAATGGCATTATCACATAATTATCCTATTAAAAAGCTACGGTACTGGTATCAAAATATGGCTTTTGgatttcaaatttatatattgatataaaactTTAAATGCTGCCTTAAAATCTATTAAAACTTCGTAGTTCAGGATTCCCCAGACCTTCGCCTTCTCAACAAGATCCTATTTTTCACTTCTACCACGCATCGTCTCCAATTGGATCATGCATCGCCTCCAATTGGATCATGCATCGCTTCCAACTGGCTCATGCATCGTCTCCAATTGAATATTGGATCACGCATCGTCTATTGTGTTGTTCATTTGAGAAAATTAAATGAAGCTCGAGTTTTGAAAACAAGTTT carries:
- the LOC128159900 gene encoding uncharacterized protein LOC128159900; translation: MTQVAPADGEHPPSYNEVAGRSETPSNSFPTTGIGGVWFTPNGGGPPNPPPYTDTLPGYNDRFISPRDLQKYYRSQDLARQRIRRQRDLATVRSRTANSKTIIIVFCVLTISLLIGLIIGLSFMLAERT
- the LOC128159891 gene encoding uncharacterized protein LOC128159891 yields the protein MTNLQCLLIFLLLLNFSGGAHSVLRSCKDIYSSNHSSPNGTYTLHNKENKPFKVYCEFHDKFGYTYISRHAGVEVNIDDLLTSKKHVKIRHVLQNGTQIETILENIRLYRNLSLGIFYNRHIGYALPINYANLAPYLYVGFLPLSKASYTNIQGYRAANTDFMFQNCDSNPNSYFVFYFNPQQKANLGYGSGFIPSGFMTSWVTCGTAIPTGDYMPPEFYFDYEIHMGGCGGYVFRHQQDNQDNQDGAALGLRFDEYDPCVCSPCQNGGSCRSTSDTQFFCDCVAGYAGDTCGRHI
- the LOC128192653 gene encoding uncharacterized protein LOC128192653; translation: MFVLFLLPVVSLSFADAVNHSCKDIYLGNPSSPNGTYTIYNRKIQPYKVYCEFHFKYGYTYVSKNTSVEVNINDLFTTNAHVKVRHMKANGAQAEAVMENIKNYPTQPLGIFYNQHTGYAASVNAANLAPYLYLGFLPISLANHVNPQGYRANGQDFNFVNCDRNPNSYFVFYFNPNHKLPIGYVNRCCESTLMHSWITAAHTLPTAYNMPDEFYFDYEIHLGGCGGYAFIHHHNDINGAALGVRFEQADPCQSSPCQNGASCYSEDETNFFCECPDGFVGDTCNVKGDHNNMGIIG